In Drosophila kikkawai strain 14028-0561.14 unplaced genomic scaffold, DkikHiC1v2 scaffold_182, whole genome shotgun sequence, a genomic segment contains:
- the LOC138929395 gene encoding dynein axonemal heavy chain 2-like, whose protein sequence is MTQFIITKLGPRYVDPPVLDLKATFEESISQTPLIFVLSPGVDPAQSLITLSESVKMAQRMYSLSLGQGQAPVATKLIMDGIRDGNWIFLANCHLSLSWMPTLDKMINTMQSMKLHKKFRLWLSSSPHPDFPISILQTSIKMTTEPPRGIKSNMKRLYNNINEVNIEICNDPIKYKKLLFALCFFHTILLERKKFLQLGWNVIYSFNDSDFEVSEILLLLYLNEYEETPWGALKYLIAGVNYGGHVTDDWDRRLLITYINQFYCDQAIQTRKFRLSSLTNYFIPDDGDVQSYLDQIQMFPYIDKPEAFGQHSNADIASLIGESRMLFETLLSMQVQTSGSGGNENTEKKVSDLAKEILLGTPDEINYEQTAKVIGINRSPLEVVLLQEIERYNKLIVEMSSHLRDLRRGIQGLVVMSSDLEDIFMAISEGRVPLQWLKAYNSLKPLAAWARDLSLRVAHFSSWAKTLRSPTLFWLAAYTFPTGFVTAVLQTSARTTKTPIDELSWEFYVFVEEDAAAARIIREGGGVYIRSLFLEGAGWLRKNQCLQDPLPMELICSLPVIHFKPVENLKKRSRGVYQCPAYYYPIRSNSFVIAIDLKSGIEKSEHWIKRSTAILLSLAN, encoded by the exons ATGACTcagtttattattactaaGCTTGGACCGCGGTATGTTGATCCACCCGTCCTTGATCTTAAAGCTACTTTTGAAGAATCCATATCTCAGACTCCacttatatttgttttatcaCCAGGAGTTGATCCTGCGCAATCACTTATAACATTGTCAGAATCTGTTAAAATGGCACAACGTATGTATTCCCTTAGTTTAGGCCAAGGACAAGCACCGGTGGCAACAAAGCTGATTATGGATGGTATAAGAGATGGCAACTGGATCTTTTTAGCAAATTGTCATTTATCTTTAAGCTGGATGCCAACTTTAGATAAAATGATTAATACAATGCAATCTATGAAATTACATAAAAAGTTTCGCTTGTGGCTCAGCTCAAGCCCTCATCCGGACTTTCCAATTTCCATCTTGCAAACAAGTATTAAAATGACAACAGAACCTCCAAGAGGTATCAAGTCAAATATGAAACGATTGTATAACAATATAAATGAAGTTAATATAGAAATTTGTAATGATCCGATAAAGTATAAAAAACTACTGTTCGCTTTATGTTTTTTTCACACTATTTTACTTGAGcgtaaaaaatttttacaactcGGTTGGAATGTAATATACAGCTTTAACGATTCAGATTTTGAAGTttctgaaatattattattattgtatttaaacGAATATGAAGAAACTCCTTGGGGTGCGTTAAAGTATCTTATAGCAGGAGTTAATTATGGTGGTCACGTTACTGACGACTGGGATCGGCGCCTTTTAATAACctatataaatcaattttactGTGATCAAGCTATACAGACCAGAAAGTTTAG ATTGTCATCTCTCACTAATTACTTTATTCCCGATGACGGTGATGTTCAATCGTACTTAGATCAAATTCAAATGTTTCCCTATATTGATAAGCCAGAAGCGTTTGGACAACATTCTAATGCTGATATAGCTTCATTAATAGGTGAATCTCGTATGTTATTCGAGACACTGCTATCAATGCAGGTACAGACTTCAGGATCAGGTGGCAATGAAAATACTGAAAAAAAAGTTTCTGACCTAGCAAAGGAAATATTGCTAGGTACACCAGATGAGATTAATTATGAACAGACCGCGAAAGTTATTGGCATTAATCGGTCTCCATTGGAAGTTGTCTTGCTACAAGAAATTGAGCGCTATAACAAACTTATTGTTGAAATGAGTTCTCATTTGCGGGACTTACGCCGTGGTATACAAGGTTTAGTGGTAATGAGTTCTGATTTAGAGGATATTTTCATGGCTATTTCTGAGGGCCGTGTACCATTACAATGGTTGAAAG CTTATAATTCTCTTAAGCCATTAGCGGCTTGGGCTCGTGACTTAAGCCTTAGAGTTGCACATTTCAGTTCTTGGGCAAAAACACTTCGTTCACCAACATTATTTTGGCTTGCGGCCTATACCTTCCCAACTGGATTTGTTACTGCTGTATTGCAAACCTCTGCTCGAACCACGAAGACCCCGATAGATGAGTTGTCTTGGgagttttatgtttttgtagAAGAAGATGCAGCCGCAGCTCGAATAATACGAGAAGGAGGTGGTGTATACATACGGAGTCTGTTCTTAGAAGGCGCGGGGTGGCTGCGAAAAAACCAGTGCCTTCAAGATCCACTTCCAATGGAGCTTATCTGTTCATTACCTGTTATACACTTCAAGCCTGTTGAAAATCTTAAAAAGCGCTCTCGAGGTGTTTACCAGTGCCCAGCATATTATTACCCTATACGTTCAAACTCATTTGTCATAGCTATTGACTTAAAATCTGGCATTGAGAAATCGGAGCATTGGATAAAGCGAAGTACAGCAATTTTGCTAAGTctagcaaattaa